The following proteins are co-located in the Bacillus pumilus genome:
- the galU gene encoding UTP--glucose-1-phosphate uridylyltransferase GalU: MKKVRKAIIPAAGLGTRFLPATKAMPKEMLPIVDKPTIQYIIEEAVESGIEDIIIVTGKGKRAIEDHFDFAPELERNLEEKGKSELLEKVRKSSNIADIHYIRQKEPKGLGHAVWCARNFIGDEPFAVLLGDDIVQAETPGLRQLMDEYEKTLSSVIGVQQVADSDTHRYGIIDPLTQEGRRYQVKNFVEKPAQGTAPSNLAILGRYIFTPEIFMYLDQQEIGAGGEIQLTDAIQKLNDIQRVFAYDFEGKRYDVGEKQGFIETTLEFALQDEELKKKLIPFMKQLLEKEEVN, translated from the coding sequence TTGAAAAAAGTACGTAAAGCCATTATACCCGCTGCAGGTCTCGGGACACGTTTCCTCCCTGCCACAAAGGCCATGCCTAAAGAAATGCTGCCAATCGTTGATAAACCAACCATTCAATATATTATTGAAGAAGCTGTTGAATCAGGAATTGAAGACATTATTATCGTCACTGGAAAAGGAAAAAGAGCCATTGAGGATCATTTTGATTTTGCACCAGAGCTAGAGCGGAACCTTGAGGAAAAAGGAAAAAGCGAGCTTTTAGAAAAGGTGAGAAAGTCCTCTAATATTGCTGACATTCATTACATACGTCAAAAGGAACCGAAGGGACTTGGACACGCCGTTTGGTGCGCACGTAACTTCATCGGTGATGAACCTTTTGCTGTTTTACTAGGTGATGACATTGTTCAAGCCGAAACACCTGGGCTTCGCCAGCTGATGGATGAATATGAAAAAACCCTTTCATCTGTGATCGGCGTTCAGCAGGTAGCAGACAGCGATACGCATCGCTACGGGATCATTGATCCTCTTACACAAGAAGGACGCCGCTACCAAGTGAAAAATTTTGTTGAAAAGCCGGCGCAAGGAACAGCACCATCGAATTTAGCCATCTTAGGCCGCTACATTTTCACACCAGAGATCTTTATGTACCTCGATCAACAAGAGATTGGTGCAGGCGGAGAAATTCAGCTGACAGATGCCATCCAAAAGCTCAATGACATCCAGCGTGTATTTGCTTATGATTTTGAAGGAAAACGATACGATGTCGGTGAGAAACAAGGCTTCATCGAAACGACTCTCGAGTTTGCCCTTCAGGATGAAGAGCTGAAAAAGAAACTCATTCCATTTATGAAACAGCTTCTTGAAAAAGAAGAAGTCAATTAA
- the tagH gene encoding teichoic acids export ABC transporter ATP-binding subunit TagH gives MKLKVSFRNVSKQYVLYKKQSDKIKGLFFPNKNEKGFFAVRDVSFDVYEGETIGFVGINGSGKSTMSNLLAKIIPPTNGEIEMDGQPSLIAIAAGLNNQLSGKDNIRLKCLMMGLTNKEIDELYEKIVEFADIGDFIDQPVKSYSSGMKSRLGFAISAHIDPDILIIDEALSVGDQTFYQKCVDRITEFKEQGKTIFFVSHSISQIQKICDRVAWMHYGELRMFDDTKKVVKEYKEFVDWFNKLSKKEKKEYQLKHKEGRKGVQKTAKVSRYNENGKRRSFFGPAFQVTIIAVLTILLALSMFSDRPLRTLATFGAIPSDKTEAPQSKDPKTKGAPNMKKVDQQAIVTADSMTVYKDQAMKKKADVTLPFGQEVQTVAENKQTVQIKTASETYFVKRDALQAADELKPLSIGPGQFNSYVSPASAGSYEYLLSFLGKEESVLQQRMQTLSSIKSDQGDTIERLTTEKTDYVIQNGQAHAIVFREIMPISPSTLGLTEQNVWMNEKQTKFAVKGENNLFVIDNEQHTLTISVIK, from the coding sequence ATGAAACTAAAGGTTTCGTTTCGAAACGTATCCAAGCAATACGTCCTATATAAAAAACAGTCGGATAAGATCAAAGGGCTGTTTTTTCCTAATAAAAATGAAAAAGGTTTCTTTGCTGTTCGTGATGTGTCCTTTGATGTATATGAAGGCGAGACGATTGGTTTTGTAGGGATCAACGGATCTGGTAAATCAACGATGTCGAACCTTCTAGCGAAAATCATTCCACCGACAAATGGTGAAATTGAGATGGACGGCCAGCCTTCGTTAATTGCCATTGCGGCAGGGCTGAACAACCAGTTAAGCGGTAAAGACAACATTCGATTAAAGTGCTTAATGATGGGGCTGACGAATAAAGAGATAGATGAGCTTTATGAAAAAATCGTAGAGTTTGCGGATATTGGCGACTTTATCGATCAGCCTGTAAAAAGCTATTCAAGCGGAATGAAATCCCGTCTAGGCTTTGCCATTTCAGCACATATCGATCCAGATATCCTGATTATTGATGAAGCGTTATCTGTCGGAGACCAAACGTTCTATCAAAAATGTGTGGATCGAATCACAGAATTCAAAGAACAAGGCAAGACGATCTTTTTTGTCAGTCACTCCATTAGCCAAATCCAAAAAATCTGTGATCGGGTGGCTTGGATGCATTATGGTGAGCTTCGTATGTTTGATGATACGAAAAAGGTTGTGAAAGAATATAAGGAGTTTGTTGATTGGTTTAACAAGCTTTCTAAGAAAGAGAAAAAAGAATACCAATTGAAACACAAGGAAGGTCGAAAAGGCGTACAAAAGACAGCAAAGGTGTCTCGTTATAATGAAAACGGGAAACGACGTTCATTTTTTGGACCAGCGTTTCAAGTGACCATTATAGCGGTCTTAACCATCTTGCTTGCCCTTTCTATGTTTTCGGATCGACCGCTTCGTACGCTGGCAACATTTGGTGCAATACCATCAGATAAGACAGAGGCGCCTCAGTCAAAGGATCCTAAGACGAAGGGTGCGCCTAATATGAAAAAGGTAGATCAACAAGCCATTGTCACAGCAGATTCAATGACGGTTTACAAAGATCAAGCCATGAAAAAAAAGGCGGATGTCACTTTACCATTTGGACAAGAAGTACAGACTGTGGCTGAAAATAAACAAACTGTTCAAATCAAAACAGCGTCAGAGACGTATTTTGTGAAACGTGATGCACTGCAAGCTGCAGATGAATTGAAGCCATTATCCATTGGACCAGGACAGTTCAATTCCTACGTATCACCTGCATCAGCAGGTTCGTATGAGTATTTACTATCTTTCCTTGGAAAAGAAGAATCTGTGCTTCAGCAAAGAATGCAAACGCTGAGCTCGATCAAAAGTGATCAAGGCGACACCATTGAGCGATTGACCACAGAGAAAACCGATTATGTGATTCAAAATGGTCAAGCACACGCGATTGTGTTCCGCGAGATTATGCCCATTTCTCCTTCAACACTTGGGCTGACTGAACAAAATGTCTGGATGAATGAGAAACAAACGAAATTCGCAGTAAAGGGCGAAAACAACCTGTTTGTCATTGATAATGAACAGCATACACTGACTATTTCAGTGATTAAATAA
- a CDS encoding ABC transporter permease codes for MNAMLTILKEQISSFPLIMRLAVYETKSKYQMNYLGVLWQFLNPLIQMLAYWFVFGLGIRGGQPIVIGGMEVPFIIWMLAGLIPWFFISPTILDGSNSVFKRINMVSKMNFPISALPSVVIMSNLFSYFVMMGVYLIVLISYGIYPDAHWLQYIYYLICMIAFMFSFSLFNSTISVLVRDYQFLLQSVTRLLFFLLPIFWNISEKLTGDKAWIGDILRLNPLFYIIDGFRNSLLKGEWFFHDVKYTLYFWLITLLLLTVGSLLHMKFRDKFVDFL; via the coding sequence ATGAACGCAATGTTGACGATACTAAAGGAGCAAATCAGTTCATTTCCGCTGATTATGCGACTTGCTGTTTATGAAACAAAATCAAAATATCAGATGAATTATTTAGGTGTTTTATGGCAGTTTTTAAATCCATTGATTCAAATGCTGGCTTACTGGTTTGTTTTTGGTTTGGGTATTCGCGGAGGACAGCCAATTGTCATTGGAGGCATGGAAGTTCCATTTATCATTTGGATGCTTGCTGGATTAATACCGTGGTTCTTCATTAGTCCGACGATTCTTGATGGATCAAACAGTGTGTTTAAACGCATTAATATGGTATCGAAAATGAATTTTCCGATTAGTGCGCTGCCGTCTGTGGTGATTATGTCCAACTTGTTCAGCTACTTTGTCATGATGGGTGTCTATCTGATTGTGCTGATTTCCTATGGCATATATCCCGACGCGCATTGGCTGCAATATATATACTATCTTATTTGTATGATCGCGTTTATGTTTTCGTTTAGTTTGTTTAATTCAACGATTAGCGTACTCGTGAGAGACTATCAATTTCTTTTACAATCAGTGACACGTTTGCTTTTCTTTTTGCTGCCGATTTTTTGGAATATCTCAGAGAAGCTAACTGGAGACAAAGCGTGGATTGGAGATATATTAAGACTGAATCCACTTTTCTACATTATTGATGGTTTCAGAAATAGCTTGTTAAAGGGAGAATGGTTCTTCCATGATGTGAAATATACGCTTTATTTTTGGCTGATTACCCTTCTTCTTTTAACAGTCGGTTCATTGCTTCATATGAAATTTAGGGATAAATTTGTCGATTTTCTTTAA
- a CDS encoding glycosyltransferase family 2 protein — MSQYKLSVVVLVYNTEYYLKECLDSLVNQSLSDLQIIAVNDESPDNSAEILDEYEKKYSNMVVIHQKNSGGANAGNHGLKYATGEYITLMDSDDILPLDAYEKLYLEAKKTEADIVIGRPNILINGVQKEIIYKKEREVWQKNKLIERAKDYPDIFYDGFYWNKIFRRELIFEHQCFMPPGMLYADRPMVHKAFLYAKKIAIITDVVYLWRKRGEEATQKSITQLNGDLRNFQDRIESLEYQMGYFEDYGDKELENEFLKRNIERLFFPIKNIVWDKKFRQVFYREIKPILQKVDNIFENDLGITCNLYIYFILNDLHEELIYYLAGNQKGTILKENGKYYWALPFFKNESLNIPDELFEIKVLKEEFIQINKIDVDGEKIIFKDIDIPKTFNDAKVFISFESRHNLTEKTVIDTFTNDVGQLNAELSLEDFNQVATYDIYIIVQRNDKEDKFRISKQMYNNTLNNFNQSNFHLFFTNNGKLSIENIDVKVEHLILNDEGISILAEQPIIETGTFYLKNRITREIIFLKRTSSTEFNIKWNHFFEGFKTYDFFYCSQDRHFRLRKSLLTDKLYHMYNLRPFQVEVYETAKGNISLKSSTYLTRLLSKFKVKL, encoded by the coding sequence ATGAGTCAGTATAAACTAAGCGTGGTTGTATTGGTTTATAATACAGAATACTATTTGAAGGAGTGCCTTGATTCACTTGTCAATCAATCATTATCTGATTTGCAAATTATCGCAGTAAATGATGAAAGTCCTGATAATAGTGCCGAAATTTTAGATGAATATGAAAAGAAGTATTCAAATATGGTGGTAATCCATCAAAAAAATAGTGGAGGCGCCAATGCAGGTAATCACGGATTAAAATATGCAACAGGAGAATACATCACGCTCATGGATTCAGATGACATTCTTCCTCTCGATGCCTATGAAAAATTATATTTAGAAGCAAAAAAAACTGAGGCTGATATTGTGATCGGAAGGCCTAATATTTTAATAAACGGCGTTCAAAAAGAAATTATTTATAAAAAGGAAAGAGAAGTTTGGCAAAAGAATAAATTAATCGAGAGAGCAAAAGATTATCCTGATATTTTTTATGATGGATTTTATTGGAATAAAATATTTCGGAGAGAACTGATCTTTGAACATCAATGTTTTATGCCTCCAGGTATGCTATATGCAGATCGTCCAATGGTCCATAAGGCATTTTTATATGCGAAGAAAATAGCAATTATTACGGATGTTGTCTATCTTTGGAGAAAAAGAGGAGAAGAAGCAACTCAAAAGTCGATAACTCAATTAAATGGTGATTTGCGAAACTTTCAAGATCGGATAGAATCACTTGAATACCAAATGGGATATTTCGAGGATTATGGTGATAAAGAACTTGAAAATGAATTTCTTAAAAGAAATATTGAACGTTTGTTCTTCCCGATTAAAAATATCGTATGGGATAAAAAGTTTAGGCAAGTGTTTTATAGAGAAATTAAACCGATTTTACAAAAAGTTGATAATATTTTTGAAAATGATTTAGGAATTACTTGTAATCTATATATCTACTTTATCTTGAACGATCTTCATGAGGAATTAATCTATTATTTAGCTGGTAATCAAAAAGGAACCATATTAAAAGAGAATGGTAAATATTATTGGGCCCTTCCCTTTTTTAAAAATGAAAGTCTCAATATTCCAGATGAACTCTTTGAAATTAAAGTGCTAAAAGAAGAATTTATACAAATAAATAAAATAGATGTTGATGGTGAAAAAATCATATTTAAAGATATCGACATACCAAAAACGTTTAATGACGCAAAAGTATTTATTTCTTTTGAGTCAAGACATAATTTAACTGAAAAAACAGTGATCGATACATTTACAAATGATGTTGGTCAATTAAACGCGGAACTTTCTTTAGAAGATTTTAATCAAGTTGCAACATATGATATTTACATTATTGTTCAAAGAAACGATAAAGAAGATAAATTTAGAATCTCTAAGCAAATGTATAATAATACCCTTAATAATTTTAATCAATCGAATTTTCATCTCTTTTTCACTAATAACGGAAAACTATCTATTGAAAATATAGATGTGAAAGTAGAACACTTGATTTTGAATGATGAAGGTATTTCTATATTAGCAGAACAGCCAATAATAGAAACAGGTACATTCTATTTGAAAAATCGAATAACAAGAGAAATAATTTTTCTTAAAAGGACATCAAGTACAGAGTTCAATATTAAATGGAACCATTTCTTTGAAGGGTTTAAAACATATGACTTTTTTTATTGTTCTCAGGATCGACACTTTAGATTAAGAAAAAGTTTATTAACAGATAAACTATATCATATGTATAACTTAAGACCTTTTCAGGTAGAAGTATACGAAACGGCCAAAGGGAACATTTCTTTAAAAAGTTCAACGTATCTCACCCGGCTCTTATCAAAATTTAAGGTTAAACTTTAA
- a CDS encoding DegT/DnrJ/EryC1/StrS family aminotransferase, giving the protein MTKQFKFPTPIHVTKPKLPKFEEYIDKIKNIWENKWLTNDGPLHEEFKTNLREYLGSSQIELFTNGHLALEIALKTIEEKGEVITTPFTFASTVHAIKNTGFQPVFCDIEPNTFNINVNHIEKLITEKTKAIVAVHVFGNPCDVNELDRISRDYGIPVIYDAAHAFGIKVNGKSIAEFGYASMFSMHATKVFHSIEGGVLCYKQKRLTQQLKALKNFGITSNESVDYIGINAKMNEFQAAMGLVNLEEIDQDILTRKEIYHQYEKNLSEIPGINVVSIDEKVHHNYSYFPILLENKEMRNYVNEELKEYNLFTRKYFYPLCNDFGCYMFDSSETPVAVYVSNRILALPMYSELSLSEVEQVCTIIKIVLENFHNQVNKRMTNQVGEISNESV; this is encoded by the coding sequence ATGACAAAACAATTTAAATTTCCAACACCAATTCATGTGACAAAACCAAAACTTCCTAAATTTGAAGAGTATATAGATAAGATAAAAAATATTTGGGAGAATAAATGGTTAACAAATGACGGACCATTACATGAAGAATTTAAAACAAATCTTAGAGAATATCTAGGCTCATCCCAAATTGAACTCTTCACCAATGGTCACTTAGCATTAGAAATTGCCTTGAAAACGATAGAAGAAAAGGGGGAAGTGATTACAACACCTTTTACTTTTGCTTCTACAGTTCATGCGATAAAAAATACAGGTTTTCAGCCAGTTTTTTGTGACATTGAACCAAATACATTCAATATCAATGTCAATCATATTGAAAAACTCATTACGGAAAAAACAAAAGCAATAGTAGCAGTGCATGTTTTTGGTAATCCTTGTGATGTGAATGAATTAGATCGAATTTCAAGGGATTATGGAATACCTGTTATCTATGATGCAGCGCATGCTTTTGGAATTAAGGTAAATGGCAAATCTATTGCAGAATTTGGCTATGCATCTATGTTTAGTATGCATGCAACTAAAGTTTTTCATTCTATTGAAGGTGGAGTGCTTTGTTATAAACAGAAAAGGTTAACTCAACAATTGAAAGCTTTGAAAAATTTTGGTATTACTTCTAATGAATCAGTTGATTATATAGGAATTAACGCAAAAATGAATGAATTCCAAGCTGCTATGGGATTAGTGAATTTAGAAGAAATTGATCAAGACATATTAACCAGAAAAGAAATTTATCATCAATATGAAAAAAATTTATCTGAGATACCAGGAATTAACGTTGTATCAATTGATGAGAAGGTTCATCACAACTATTCATATTTTCCAATTTTATTAGAAAATAAAGAGATGAGAAATTATGTAAATGAAGAATTGAAAGAATATAATTTGTTTACTAGAAAATATTTTTATCCTCTTTGTAATGACTTCGGCTGTTATATGTTTGATTCGAGTGAAACACCAGTAGCAGTATATGTTAGTAATCGAATATTAGCGTTGCCAATGTATTCAGAACTATCTTTAAGTGAAGTTGAACAAGTTTGTACCATCATTAAAATTGTTTTGGAGAATTTTCATAATCAAGTCAACAAAAGAATGACGAATCAAGTGGGTGAAATATCGAATGAGTCAGTATAA
- a CDS encoding ATP-grasp domain-containing protein, with translation MKKVLVFPCGSEIGLEIHNSLKYSKDFELIGASSVSDHGKYVYKNYIEGMPNIHDEGFIDQLNRIISENKIDFIFPAHDSVVLKLAQNREQLHAIVITSDQLTCEISRSKKRTYEFFEKQSFVPKMYEKVEDVDLFPVFLKPDVGQGSKGVALARDKKELEFYKNNQSDLLILEYLPGKEYTIDCFTNRNGELKYTGRRERKRIKSGISVNSATLQMDEQTTQIAHEINKHLQFRGAWFFQIKEDVNGHYKLLEVAPRIAGTMALYRNKGVNFPLLSLYDRMDFDIKIEDNGVNLEVDRALINRFTLQYSYQRVYVDFDDTITYKDKVNPHLMLFLYQCLNNHKEIILITKHISDIKETLEKLRIHKNLFDRVIHLKKEDMKSKYIDNKIPSIFIDDSFSERDQIKTIDIPVFDVDSIEALIDWRN, from the coding sequence ATGAAAAAAGTTCTAGTGTTTCCATGTGGTTCAGAGATTGGTTTGGAGATTCACAATTCCCTTAAGTACTCAAAGGACTTTGAATTGATCGGTGCTTCCAGCGTCTCTGATCATGGTAAGTATGTATATAAAAATTATATAGAGGGTATGCCAAATATCCATGACGAAGGCTTTATTGATCAATTGAACCGTATAATTAGTGAAAACAAAATTGATTTTATTTTCCCTGCACATGATAGTGTAGTATTAAAATTAGCACAAAATCGAGAACAGCTCCATGCCATAGTTATTACATCAGATCAATTAACTTGTGAGATTTCAAGATCAAAAAAGAGAACGTATGAATTTTTTGAAAAGCAATCTTTTGTTCCTAAAATGTATGAAAAAGTAGAAGATGTTGATCTATTCCCCGTATTTTTAAAGCCAGATGTTGGACAAGGGTCAAAAGGAGTAGCTCTTGCGAGAGATAAAAAAGAGCTGGAGTTCTATAAAAATAATCAATCTGACTTATTAATACTTGAGTATCTCCCAGGGAAAGAATATACAATAGATTGTTTTACAAATAGAAATGGAGAACTTAAATATACTGGCAGACGAGAAAGAAAACGTATTAAGAGTGGTATAAGTGTGAACTCCGCCACGTTACAAATGGATGAGCAAACAACACAGATAGCGCACGAAATTAATAAACATCTTCAATTTAGAGGAGCTTGGTTCTTTCAAATTAAAGAAGATGTGAATGGCCATTACAAGTTGTTGGAAGTGGCACCGCGTATAGCAGGAACTATGGCATTGTATCGTAACAAAGGTGTTAATTTCCCTTTGCTGAGTTTATACGATCGAATGGATTTTGATATAAAAATAGAAGATAACGGTGTGAATCTTGAAGTAGATAGAGCTTTGATTAATCGATTCACTCTTCAATACTCTTATCAAAGGGTGTATGTAGATTTTGATGATACGATTACGTATAAAGACAAGGTTAATCCACATTTAATGCTATTTTTATATCAATGCCTTAATAATCATAAAGAAATCATACTAATTACAAAGCATATCAGTGATATCAAAGAAACTCTGGAAAAGCTTCGAATCCACAAGAATCTTTTTGATCGTGTAATTCATCTGAAAAAAGAAGATATGAAATCAAAATATATAGATAATAAAATACCTTCTATATTTATTGATGATTCTTTTAGCGAAAGAGACCAAATTAAAACAATTGACATTCCAGTTTTTGACGTAGATTCGATTGAAGCATTAATTGATTGGAGAAATTAA
- a CDS encoding CDP-glycerol glycerophosphotransferase family protein — translation MKIKKLVSKILKSIISKHKVEIQVKEEKLHLFVSNLGFIPINKSVILKDRESGRFLKSKIKNNISIFNLKDIADLNSNGTLDVYITLRFYSRYLRKRTVFSLKNQGFTSYSEDLNLKLKSFKTKNGNLSFDYKKNIFTQYINNLKSVGSNFYIEGEVTQFSNEYSVKQLELIAVRRDNNKSYGYSLDFQKEKNKYIFKKIIMIDKLKQHLDLNSRWDFFLQIRDDKQRICYKELVDMTGYTDFSKEEDRYLFNNDYEDNFRLIIYVTMGKESLACWFTDNEQYIKTYNIARGKTIFNNICENHPINKKMIFFESFLGKSYSGNPKYIYEYLLENGYGEEYQFVWSYQGESKLPGNPIIVNREEEDYYRYLALSKYWVNNIIFPVHRKREGNVYIQTWHGTPLKRLGYDIEVDGPEKLARENFYLESRNWDYLLAANKYSSDIFKRAFKFEKEIMLNGYPSNDIFYKNNKLEKIESIKRKLNIPKEKQVILYAPTWRDNESNGSWNHSFEIQFDLEQFQDEFGDDYVLILRMHHLISDYLALNPSKHSSIIDLSKYDDIQELYLISDILITDYSSVFFEYANSKKPILFYAYDYKLYKEEIRGFYLDMYKGLPGPVLQEQKQLFDALKNIHHVEEEYKEKYNEFFQEYCSLETGNSAKLVIETVFKQ, via the coding sequence ATGAAAATTAAAAAATTAGTTTCTAAAATATTAAAATCAATAATAAGTAAACATAAAGTGGAAATTCAAGTTAAAGAAGAAAAACTCCATTTATTTGTTAGTAATTTAGGCTTTATTCCAATTAATAAAAGTGTGATTTTGAAAGATCGTGAGAGTGGCAGATTTTTAAAGAGCAAGATAAAAAATAACATATCTATTTTTAATCTTAAAGATATTGCAGACCTTAATAGTAACGGCACTTTGGATGTGTATATTACCCTTCGATTTTATAGTAGATATCTGCGAAAAAGAACTGTATTTAGCTTGAAAAATCAAGGGTTCACATCATATTCAGAGGATTTGAATTTAAAATTAAAAAGCTTTAAAACGAAAAATGGAAATTTATCTTTTGATTATAAAAAAAATATTTTTACTCAGTATATAAACAATTTAAAAAGTGTAGGTTCAAACTTTTATATTGAAGGAGAAGTTACTCAATTTTCAAATGAATATTCAGTGAAACAACTAGAGTTAATTGCAGTAAGAAGAGATAATAACAAGTCATATGGTTACTCTTTAGATTTCCAGAAAGAAAAGAATAAATATATTTTTAAAAAAATTATTATGATAGATAAGTTAAAACAACATTTGGATCTCAATAGCAGATGGGATTTCTTTTTGCAAATAAGAGATGATAAGCAACGAATCTGTTATAAGGAACTAGTAGATATGACAGGCTATACTGATTTCTCAAAAGAAGAGGATAGATATCTATTTAATAATGATTATGAAGATAACTTCAGGCTTATTATATATGTAACTATGGGGAAAGAGAGTTTAGCATGCTGGTTTACTGACAATGAACAATATATTAAGACCTACAATATAGCTAGAGGCAAAACAATTTTTAATAACATTTGTGAGAATCACCCAATAAATAAGAAGATGATTTTCTTTGAAAGTTTCCTGGGAAAAAGTTACTCAGGAAATCCAAAATATATTTATGAATACTTATTGGAAAATGGATATGGTGAAGAGTATCAATTTGTATGGTCTTATCAAGGAGAATCAAAATTACCAGGAAATCCAATCATAGTAAATAGAGAAGAAGAAGATTATTATCGATACCTAGCGCTTTCAAAATATTGGGTTAACAATATTATTTTCCCTGTACATCGAAAAAGGGAAGGTAATGTGTATATTCAGACGTGGCACGGAACCCCACTAAAAAGATTAGGGTATGACATAGAAGTAGATGGTCCTGAAAAATTGGCTAGGGAAAATTTTTATTTGGAATCTCGTAATTGGGATTATCTATTAGCAGCTAATAAATACTCTAGTGATATCTTTAAGCGGGCTTTTAAGTTTGAAAAAGAGATAATGTTAAACGGCTATCCATCTAATGATATTTTCTATAAAAATAACAAGTTAGAAAAAATCGAATCCATTAAAAGAAAGTTGAACATCCCTAAGGAAAAACAAGTTATATTGTATGCTCCAACATGGAGAGATAATGAATCAAATGGATCATGGAACCATTCATTTGAAATACAATTCGATTTAGAACAGTTCCAGGATGAATTTGGTGATGATTATGTATTAATCTTAAGAATGCATCATTTAATCTCAGATTATTTAGCGCTTAATCCAAGCAAACATTCTTCAATCATTGATTTATCTAAATACGATGATATTCAAGAGTTGTATTTAATCAGTGATATTTTAATCACGGATTATTCATCTGTGTTTTTTGAATATGCAAATAGTAAAAAACCGATTTTGTTCTATGCTTATGATTATAAACTTTATAAAGAGGAGATAAGAGGTTTTTACTTAGATATGTACAAGGGATTACCTGGCCCAGTATTACAGGAACAAAAACAGTTGTTTGATGCATTAAAAAATATTCATCATGTGGAAGAAGAATATAAAGAAAAATACAATGAATTTTTCCAAGAATATTGCAGCCTGGAAACAGGAAATTCAGCAAAATTAGTTATCGAAACAGTATTTAAACAATAA
- the rfbB gene encoding dTDP-glucose 4,6-dehydratase → MKTYLVTGGAGFIGSNFIAYMLDKYKDIKIINLDKLTYAGNLENLVRYEHFENYQFIKGDIKDSELLSEVFENNEIDYVVNFAAESHVDRSIENPKVFVETNVLGTLNLLNTAKEFWQKDDDSYKEGKKFIQISTDEVYGSLSKEGYFTEETPLDPHSPYSASKASGDLLVQSFFDTYKFPVNITRCSNNYGPFQFPEKLIPLVIHHCIEKKSIPVYGDGLNVRDWLFVEDHCSAVDLVIQNGQLGEIYNIGGHNEKTNIDLVKKIITYLNEKVDHKITQDLISFVRDRKGHDRRYAIDPTKIEKELQWKPKYHFETGIIKTIDWYLDNSAWFKNIIDDEYKNYYQTAYGEIK, encoded by the coding sequence ATGAAAACTTACCTTGTTACAGGTGGAGCAGGTTTTATTGGTTCTAACTTTATAGCATATATGTTAGACAAGTATAAAGATATTAAAATTATAAATCTTGACAAACTAACTTATGCAGGAAATCTTGAAAATTTAGTTCGTTATGAACATTTTGAAAATTATCAATTTATTAAAGGTGATATTAAGGACTCTGAATTATTGAGTGAAGTTTTTGAAAATAACGAAATTGATTATGTAGTGAACTTTGCAGCTGAATCTCATGTAGACAGGAGTATCGAAAACCCAAAAGTATTTGTGGAAACCAATGTGCTTGGTACATTGAATCTTTTGAATACAGCTAAAGAATTTTGGCAAAAAGATGACGACTCTTATAAAGAGGGAAAAAAGTTTATTCAGATTTCAACCGATGAAGTGTACGGTTCCTTAAGCAAGGAAGGATATTTTACAGAAGAAACACCTTTAGACCCGCATAGTCCGTATTCAGCTAGTAAAGCTTCGGGCGATTTATTAGTGCAGTCATTTTTTGATACGTATAAATTCCCTGTGAACATTACAAGATGCTCTAACAACTATGGCCCATTTCAGTTTCCAGAAAAATTGATACCACTTGTTATTCATCACTGTATTGAAAAAAAGAGCATCCCTGTTTATGGAGATGGATTGAACGTTAGAGATTGGCTTTTTGTTGAAGACCACTGCAGCGCTGTAGACTTAGTTATTCAAAATGGCCAACTTGGAGAAATATATAATATTGGTGGACATAACGAAAAAACAAATATTGACCTTGTAAAAAAAATCATAACTTATTTAAATGAGAAGGTAGATCACAAGATTACACAAGACTTAATATCCTTTGTTAGAGATCGAAAAGGTCATGATAGACGTTATGCAATTGATCCAACAAAGATAGAAAAAGAACTTCAATGGAAGCCGAAATATCATTTTGAAACAGGTATTATAAAAACAATTGATTGGTATTTAGATAACTCTGCATGGTTTAAAAATATTATAGATGATGAATATAAAAATTACTATCAAACAGCATACGGAGAAATAAAGTAA